From Sceloporus undulatus isolate JIND9_A2432 ecotype Alabama chromosome 6, SceUnd_v1.1, whole genome shotgun sequence, one genomic window encodes:
- the HCRT gene encoding orexin codes for MESHNTKVPRLSFLLLFFLCSLAVAKQTMPDCCRQKSCPCHIFDLLHGMGNHAAGILTLGKRSSATATKTFQSRLYRLFHDSDNQAAGILTMGKRASELAVEPKENVSSDTQLAPVVSYAAAGSAPGCLAPLENNFLSGPKTSSLDTLD; via the exons ATGGAGAGCCACAATACTAAG GTGCCACGACTCTCCTTCCTGCTACTGTTCTTCCTGTGTTCTTTGGCAGTGGCCAAACAAACCATGCCAGATTGTTGCCGACAAAAGAGCTGCCCATGCCACATCTTTGACCTGTTACATGGGATGGGCAACCACGCCGCCGGCATCCTAACCCTCGGCAAGCGGAGCAGTGCCACAGCCACCAAGACCTTCCAGAGCCGTCTTTACCGTCTCTTCCATGACTCAGATAACCAGGCGGCTGGGATCCTCACCATGGGGAAGAGGGCGAGTGAGCTGGCTGTGGAGCCCAAGGAGAATGTGTCCAGTGACACCCAGCTGGCACCAGTGGTGTCATATGCTGCAGCAGGGTCTGCTCCAGGGTGCCTGGCACCCCTGGAGAACAATTTCCTGTCCGGCCCAAAGACTAGCAGTCTTGATACTCTTGACTAA